The following proteins come from a genomic window of Chryseobacterium glaciei:
- the ctlX gene encoding citrulline utilization hydrolase CtlX, translating to MQTTDTVLMIEPIAFGYNAETAENNYFQVEQKGSDIQSKALAEFNIFAEKLRNKGINVITVKDTIDPHTPDSIFPNNWVSFHKDGKVVLYPMFASNRRVERREDIIETIKGQGFEVSEIDDWSLPEIQGHFLEGTGSMIFDHDNKLAYGSVSLRLDERLFREFCDKYGFTPVVFHSFQTVGSERLPIYHTNVMMCVADKFVVICLDCIDNELERSKVIETIKNSGKEIIEISEEQMQQFAGNMLQVQNNEGEKFLVMSQTAFKSLNENQVSAIEKYCEIIYSDLNTIEVNGGGSARCMLAEVFLPKK from the coding sequence ATGCAGACAACAGATACAGTATTAATGATAGAGCCGATTGCATTCGGTTACAATGCAGAGACGGCGGAAAACAATTATTTTCAGGTTGAACAGAAAGGTTCTGATATTCAATCTAAGGCTTTGGCAGAATTTAATATTTTCGCTGAGAAATTAAGGAACAAAGGAATCAATGTGATCACTGTAAAAGACACGATAGATCCTCACACACCGGATTCAATTTTCCCGAATAACTGGGTGAGTTTTCACAAGGACGGGAAAGTAGTTTTATATCCGATGTTCGCTTCAAACAGAAGAGTAGAAAGAAGAGAAGATATTATTGAAACGATCAAAGGTCAAGGTTTTGAGGTTTCTGAAATTGATGATTGGTCATTGCCGGAAATCCAAGGTCACTTTTTGGAAGGAACAGGAAGTATGATTTTTGATCACGATAATAAATTGGCTTACGGTTCGGTTTCTTTAAGATTGGATGAAAGGTTATTCAGAGAATTCTGTGATAAATATGGTTTTACACCTGTTGTTTTTCATTCTTTTCAGACAGTAGGATCAGAAAGGCTTCCGATTTATCATACCAATGTTATGATGTGTGTTGCTGATAAATTCGTGGTAATTTGTCTAGACTGTATCGATAATGAATTGGAAAGAAGCAAAGTCATCGAAACCATTAAAAATTCTGGAAAAGAAATCATTGAAATCTCTGAAGAGCAAATGCAGCAATTTGCAGGAAATATGCTTCAGGTACAAAATAATGAAGGTGAAAAATTTTTAGTGATGAGTCAGACTGCATTTAAGTCTTTAAATGAAAATCAGGTTTCAGCAATTGAAAAATACTGTGAAATTATTTATTCAGATTTAAATACAATTGAAGTAAACGGTGGTGGAAGTGCACGTTGCATGCTTGCCGAAGTTTTCTTGCCAAAAAAATAA
- a CDS encoding four helix bundle protein, whose product MSIIKFHQDLKVFQKSVDVAMIIYELSKSFPKEEFYSLTDQIRRSSRSVSANISEAWGKRKYEKSFVAKLTDSEGEARETQTWLLFALKCNYINEEQFNNLNNQYNQIIGMLVNMMSQSQSWCSFSSVNQGEK is encoded by the coding sequence ATGTCAATAATTAAATTTCATCAGGATCTGAAGGTTTTTCAAAAATCTGTTGATGTGGCTATGATTATTTATGAACTTTCGAAATCTTTTCCTAAAGAAGAATTTTATTCTCTTACCGATCAAATCAGGAGATCTTCAAGGTCGGTTTCTGCAAATATCAGTGAAGCTTGGGGAAAAAGAAAATATGAAAAATCTTTTGTAGCCAAACTTACAGATTCTGAAGGTGAAGCGAGAGAAACCCAAACATGGCTTCTATTTGCTCTAAAATGTAACTACATTAATGAAGAACAATTTAATAATTTAAACAATCAGTATAATCAAATAATTGGGATGTTGGTCAATATGATGAGTCAGTCACAAAGTTGGTGTTCATTTTCATCAGTAAATCAAGGCGAAAAATAA
- a CDS encoding dimethylarginine dimethylaminohydrolase family protein encodes MKLNIKNETGRLKSVVLGQPNSMGSVPTLEESYDAKSYYSIENNMYPKEEDIINEMNAFEAVLKKYDVEVLRPSIIKDYNQVFARDVAFVIDDKMIISNVIADRADEQEAYKNVYEKVAWRTIINLPETAHIEGGDVIVWNDFLFIGTCFSEDYRNYKTARTNEYAIEILKEYFPKKRIIDLELKKNDRIPYEGILHLDCTFNPVGKDKCIIYKNGFVDESDYRLIIDIFGEENCFHVTDEEMFEMCPNIFSISPEIVVSDKAFTRMNNHLRNEWGMTVEEIPYREISKMGGLLRCSTMPLVRE; translated from the coding sequence ATGAAACTAAACATTAAAAACGAAACGGGAAGGCTGAAATCAGTAGTTTTAGGCCAACCCAATTCAATGGGATCTGTTCCCACGCTTGAGGAAAGCTATGATGCCAAGTCATATTACTCAATCGAAAACAACATGTATCCAAAAGAAGAGGATATCATCAATGAAATGAATGCTTTTGAAGCAGTTTTGAAAAAATATGATGTAGAGGTGCTGCGTCCGAGTATCATTAAAGATTACAATCAGGTTTTCGCAAGAGATGTAGCTTTTGTGATCGATGATAAAATGATTATTTCAAACGTCATTGCAGACAGAGCCGATGAGCAGGAAGCTTACAAAAATGTTTACGAAAAAGTAGCATGGAGAACAATAATCAACCTTCCGGAAACAGCCCACATTGAAGGCGGTGATGTGATCGTTTGGAACGATTTTCTTTTCATTGGGACATGTTTCAGTGAAGATTACAGAAATTATAAAACTGCAAGAACAAACGAATACGCGATTGAAATTCTAAAGGAATATTTTCCAAAAAAGAGAATTATTGATTTGGAATTAAAGAAAAATGACAGAATTCCATATGAAGGAATTTTACATTTAGATTGTACATTCAACCCGGTTGGGAAAGATAAATGCATCATTTATAAAAACGGTTTTGTGGATGAAAGTGATTACCGTTTGATCATTGATATTTTTGGAGAAGAAAACTGTTTCCATGTCACAGACGAGGAAATGTTTGAAATGTGTCCGAATATTTTCTCAATTTCACCCGAAATTGTAGTATCAGACAAAGCTTTTACAAGAATGAACAATCACCTAAGAAACGAATGGGGAATGACGGTTGAAGAAATTCCGTACAGAGAAATTTCTAAAATGGGAGGATTGTTGAGATGTTCTACGATGCCGCTTGTTAGGGAGTAG
- a CDS encoding TonB-dependent receptor domain-containing protein, with the protein MYAKLWIFILSLFLSFFAKSQEILNAKVSDSIKQKDSIATISEVIIQSSRRDLKLNDGNIVMSVSGNKDFKTSTNILEVLRKTPGVTIDSENGIFMGGRINPAIFINGKPVLMSNQELQSYLRSLSPEMVESIEVNANPSSKYDAEFKGIIDIKLKKNTNLGWKGNYIGNTSINKFNYKENSLNLSYNTEKIGYTLQLGYNNGISTYRYNALQRLANTNVMRTQTYQKDDAEIYAIQMGVDYKLNDKNRFGVNVRGNFRDSERIRLGSLYTVNKDETQLVFNTESKNPTNYFQDNYGVTTDYSFQHKNFKLSFLGNYLSVENKQKDDFLNNDMPTSQLLSYWKSDLLNKISIYTGQVDVSQKIGGATFEAGAKFSDTKTNNMIRYDTLAVDKQFIFDPTRSNQFSYKERIFAGYLAYSRKFNKLQINAGLRFENTQSISNAVTIDSVVARNYLKWLPSFSASYAFNKSNELSFSYSRKITRPVFSQLNPFRFYYSPLNYWIGNPYLQPSFTNQIKATYRYKNWVTAFTVGKETDVMVRYPIYNPETNVLEFLGTNLPYRNFATLEMSFPIKIAKWWNVNSQIVGYYNHEFRPYLDEIFALKIYNYEIRLNQVFSLPKGYTVNVFTNYESKTGNSLYIIKLRYTVDISVQKAWFDNKLNTKISFNNIFDSYDQRMEFRHKQIMDTRFTHWWDTQRLIFSLSYNFGSSKYQTKDIQKTEEENRAR; encoded by the coding sequence ATGTACGCCAAATTATGGATTTTTATCTTGTCGCTATTCTTGTCATTTTTTGCAAAGTCTCAAGAAATTCTCAATGCAAAAGTTTCCGATTCTATAAAACAAAAAGATTCGATCGCAACTATTTCTGAAGTTATTATACAATCTTCGCGGAGAGATTTAAAGCTCAATGATGGAAATATTGTGATGAGTGTTTCTGGGAATAAAGATTTTAAAACATCCACAAATATTCTCGAAGTTTTAAGAAAAACTCCTGGTGTGACGATAGATTCGGAAAATGGAATTTTTATGGGAGGAAGAATTAATCCTGCAATTTTTATTAATGGGAAACCTGTTCTAATGAGTAATCAGGAATTGCAGTCTTATCTTAGATCTCTGTCGCCGGAAATGGTAGAATCTATTGAAGTAAATGCGAATCCATCTTCAAAATATGATGCCGAATTTAAAGGGATTATTGATATTAAATTAAAGAAAAATACCAATCTGGGCTGGAAAGGAAATTATATTGGAAACACCAGCATCAATAAATTTAATTATAAAGAAAATAGCCTGAATCTTTCTTACAATACTGAAAAGATAGGCTATACTCTACAGTTAGGTTATAACAACGGAATTTCAACATATCGCTATAACGCGCTGCAACGTTTAGCAAATACGAATGTTATGAGAACACAGACTTACCAAAAAGATGATGCGGAAATTTATGCTATTCAGATGGGAGTTGATTATAAATTGAATGATAAGAATAGGTTTGGAGTCAATGTAAGGGGGAACTTTAGAGATAGTGAGCGGATTCGTTTAGGCTCATTGTATACGGTTAATAAAGATGAAACGCAGTTGGTTTTTAATACAGAAAGTAAAAATCCTACGAACTATTTTCAAGATAATTACGGAGTAACTACAGATTATTCTTTCCAGCATAAAAATTTTAAACTGAGCTTTTTAGGTAACTATCTTTCGGTTGAAAATAAGCAAAAAGACGATTTTCTGAATAATGATATGCCAACTTCACAGCTTTTATCCTATTGGAAATCTGATCTCCTCAACAAGATTAGTATTTATACAGGGCAAGTTGATGTTTCTCAAAAAATAGGAGGTGCTACTTTTGAGGCGGGTGCAAAATTCAGTGATACTAAAACGAATAATATGATTAGATATGATACGTTGGCGGTAGATAAACAATTCATTTTTGATCCAACGAGAAGCAATCAATTTTCATACAAAGAGAGAATATTTGCAGGATATTTGGCATACAGTCGGAAATTTAATAAGCTTCAGATCAATGCGGGATTAAGATTTGAAAATACTCAAAGTATTTCTAATGCTGTAACGATAGACTCTGTTGTGGCGAGAAATTATCTGAAATGGCTGCCATCTTTTAGTGCAAGTTATGCATTCAACAAATCTAATGAGCTTTCATTCTCTTACAGCAGAAAAATTACAAGACCGGTTTTTTCACAGCTCAATCCTTTTAGGTTTTATTATAGTCCGCTGAATTATTGGATTGGAAACCCTTACCTGCAACCCTCTTTTACCAATCAGATTAAAGCAACCTATCGATATAAAAATTGGGTAACAGCTTTCACTGTTGGAAAAGAAACAGATGTGATGGTACGTTATCCTATCTACAATCCTGAAACTAATGTTTTGGAGTTTTTAGGAACCAATCTGCCGTATCGGAATTTTGCGACTTTAGAAATGAGTTTTCCCATAAAAATAGCGAAATGGTGGAATGTAAACAGCCAGATCGTGGGATATTATAATCATGAATTCAGACCTTATCTGGATGAAATCTTTGCCTTAAAAATTTATAATTATGAGATTCGATTAAATCAGGTTTTCTCTTTGCCAAAAGGCTATACGGTTAATGTTTTTACAAATTATGAATCTAAAACGGGAAATAGTTTGTATATAATTAAGCTGAGATATACAGTAGATATTTCAGTTCAAAAAGCTTGGTTTGATAATAAACTGAATACGAAAATAAGCTTTAATAATATTTTTGATTCTTATGATCAACGTATGGAATTCAGACATAAACAGATTATGGATACCCGATTTACACATTGGTGGGATACTCAAAGATTGATATTTTCTTTAAGTTATAACTTTGGAAGCTCAAAATATCAGACAAAAGATATACAGAAGACAGAAGAAGAGAACAGAGCAAGATAA
- a CDS encoding helix-turn-helix domain-containing protein, with amino-acid sequence MSFGQQMLFFFSAIGAFNGLLLGLYLVFIKKLKYIPDFFLGLILLTLSIRVGISVCIYFYPDWPLIIPHLGLSALFFTGPALYYYIRSSFLQEQFDLKKSRQSFGILTLILGTVGLLYLIFPVTWDRYFATFIYGVWTVFIFLSVYKYYIFSKKDAKKLTQYILPVLISNVIIFLAYQLMSTGWIPIYCAGGSLVFSLILYGNILILFNNKYRSAAVKEERKYSNKKISDEQAENFVSKLERLMDMEELYKNPNLKLSDLAMKMNISAHQLSQLLNDNLEKSFATYINEYRISEACEKIENGSYLKFEEIGYEVGFNSKSTFFSTFKKIKNTTPLLYKQSQLASEPRFQSLDL; translated from the coding sequence ATGAGTTTCGGACAGCAAATGTTATTCTTCTTTAGTGCGATAGGAGCCTTTAATGGGCTTCTACTTGGACTTTATTTGGTGTTTATTAAGAAACTAAAATATATTCCGGATTTCTTTTTGGGATTAATTTTATTGACTTTAAGCATCAGAGTAGGGATTTCTGTTTGTATTTATTTCTATCCGGACTGGCCTCTAATTATTCCACATTTGGGATTGTCAGCGCTCTTTTTTACAGGTCCGGCTTTGTATTATTATATTCGTTCTTCTTTTTTACAAGAACAGTTTGATCTTAAAAAATCTAGACAATCCTTTGGTATCCTGACTTTGATTCTTGGTACAGTCGGACTTTTGTATCTTATTTTTCCTGTTACTTGGGATAGATATTTTGCAACATTTATTTATGGGGTCTGGACGGTTTTTATTTTTCTATCCGTTTATAAATATTATATTTTTTCAAAGAAAGATGCTAAGAAACTGACGCAATATATTCTTCCGGTTTTAATAAGTAATGTAATCATCTTTTTAGCTTATCAGCTCATGTCCACAGGTTGGATTCCGATATATTGTGCGGGAGGGAGTCTTGTATTTTCTTTAATTTTATATGGTAATATCCTGATTTTATTCAACAATAAATATCGATCCGCAGCAGTAAAAGAAGAGCGTAAATATTCTAATAAAAAGATATCGGACGAACAGGCTGAAAACTTTGTTTCAAAATTAGAAAGGTTGATGGATATGGAAGAACTGTATAAAAACCCGAATTTGAAATTAAGTGATCTGGCTATGAAAATGAATATTTCAGCCCATCAGCTTTCGCAATTATTAAATGATAACTTGGAAAAAAGTTTCGCAACATACATCAATGAATACAGAATCAGCGAAGCGTGTGAAAAAATTGAAAATGGCTCGTATCTGAAATTTGAAGAAATTGGATATGAGGTTGGATTCAATTCTAAATCTACATTTTTTTCCACTTTCAAGAAAATAAAAAACACAACGCCACTTCTTTACAAACAATCTCAACTGGCTTCTGAGCCTAGGTTTCAGAGTTTAGATTTATAA
- a CDS encoding citrate synthase codes for MSDNKVILNYDGNSYEYPIVDSTIGDRGIDISKLRDQTGLITLDLGYKNTGATLSDITYLDGDKGELFYRGYPIEQIAEKSNFTEVMYLLLHGELPTSDQFNTFNGNIKKYNFVAEEMKKIIDAFPRSAHPMGVLSSLTSALTAFNPKAVNVNSKEEMDLAAELLIAKFAHLAAWTYRKTLGLPLNHGDNNLNYVENFYKMAFRQPNADFEINPVVVGALDKLLILHADHEQNCSTSTVRMVGSAHTGLFASVSAGISALWGPLHGGANQAVIEMLELIEKDGGDVNKWVEKAKDKNDSFRLMGFGHRVYKNFDPRAKIIKKAADDLLIALGIEDKALDIAMQLEKVALEDEYFIERKLYPNVDFYSGIIYRALGIPTEMFTVMFALGRLPGWIAQWKEMRIKGDPIGRPRQVYQGAQKRDYIDLVNR; via the coding sequence ATGTCAGACAACAAAGTAATATTGAATTACGACGGTAATTCATATGAATATCCAATCGTGGATAGTACTATCGGAGACAGAGGGATCGATATTTCAAAACTAAGAGACCAAACAGGTTTAATCACTCTAGATTTAGGTTACAAAAATACAGGAGCTACATTAAGTGACATCACTTACTTAGACGGAGATAAAGGAGAATTATTCTACAGAGGATATCCTATCGAGCAGATTGCTGAAAAGTCTAACTTCACAGAAGTAATGTACCTTTTGTTACACGGTGAATTACCAACTTCAGATCAATTCAATACCTTCAACGGTAATATCAAAAAATATAACTTCGTAGCAGAGGAGATGAAAAAAATCATCGATGCTTTCCCTCGTTCTGCTCACCCAATGGGAGTTTTATCTTCTTTAACTTCTGCTTTAACAGCCTTCAACCCGAAAGCTGTTAACGTAAACTCTAAAGAAGAGATGGATCTTGCTGCAGAATTGCTTATTGCTAAATTTGCTCACCTTGCTGCTTGGACATACAGAAAAACTCTAGGTTTACCATTAAACCACGGAGATAACAATCTAAACTATGTAGAGAATTTCTACAAAATGGCTTTCAGACAACCAAATGCTGATTTCGAAATCAATCCAGTGGTAGTTGGAGCTTTAGATAAATTATTAATTCTTCATGCTGACCATGAGCAAAACTGTTCTACATCTACTGTAAGAATGGTAGGTTCTGCTCACACAGGTCTTTTTGCTTCAGTTTCTGCTGGTATTTCTGCACTTTGGGGGCCACTTCACGGTGGTGCAAACCAAGCGGTTATCGAAATGCTTGAATTGATCGAAAAAGATGGTGGAGACGTTAACAAGTGGGTTGAAAAAGCGAAAGACAAAAACGACAGCTTCCGTTTGATGGGATTCGGACACAGAGTTTACAAAAACTTCGACCCAAGAGCGAAAATTATCAAAAAAGCTGCTGACGATTTATTAATTGCATTAGGAATTGAAGACAAAGCGCTTGATATTGCTATGCAACTAGAAAAAGTAGCATTGGAAGATGAGTACTTCATCGAAAGAAAACTATATCCAAACGTAGATTTCTATTCAGGAATCATCTACAGAGCGTTAGGAATTCCTACAGAAATGTTTACAGTAATGTTTGCATTAGGAAGACTTCCAGGCTGGATCGCTCAATGGAAAGAAATGAGAATTAAAGGAGATCCAATCGGAAGACCAAGACAGGTTTACCAAGGAGCTCAAAAAAGAGACTATATCGATTTAGTAAACAGATAA
- the eno gene encoding phosphopyruvate hydratase: protein MSYISYIEARQILDSRGNPTVEVDVFTESGAMGRAAVPSGASTGEHEAVELRDGGSEYMGKGVLKAVENVREVIAPELVGLPVFDQNLLDQIMIELDGTPNKGSLGANAILGVSLAAAKAAAAELKMPLYKYVGGVNANTLPVPMMNVINGGSHSDAPIAFQEFMVMPVKADSFSHALRKGTEIFHSLKAILHSRGLSTAVGDEGGFAPTFKGTEDALDTLLQAIEKAGYKPGDDVMIALDCAASEFYKDGIYDYRKFQTPDAAQFTSSEQVSYLADLANKYPIISIEDGMQENDWEGWKMLTDKIGDRVQLVGDDLFVTNVERLARGVEEGIANSILVKVNQIGSLSETMAAVQMAQHNKFTSVMSHRSGETEDSTIADLAVAMNCGQIKTGSASRSDRMAKYNQLLRIEEALGETAIFPGLGAFKIKR, encoded by the coding sequence ATGAGTTACATTTCTTACATAGAAGCGAGACAAATTTTGGATTCAAGAGGAAATCCTACAGTAGAAGTAGATGTATTTACAGAAAGTGGCGCAATGGGTCGTGCTGCAGTACCTTCGGGAGCATCTACAGGAGAACATGAAGCGGTTGAATTACGTGATGGTGGTTCAGAATATATGGGGAAAGGGGTTCTTAAAGCTGTTGAAAACGTAAGAGAAGTAATAGCGCCTGAGTTAGTTGGTCTTCCGGTTTTTGATCAGAATCTTTTAGATCAGATCATGATCGAGCTTGATGGAACACCTAATAAAGGAAGTCTTGGAGCAAACGCAATCCTTGGAGTTTCATTGGCAGCAGCAAAAGCAGCAGCAGCAGAATTGAAAATGCCTTTATATAAATATGTAGGTGGTGTTAATGCTAATACACTTCCTGTTCCGATGATGAACGTTATCAACGGTGGTTCTCACTCTGATGCGCCTATCGCGTTCCAGGAATTTATGGTAATGCCGGTAAAAGCAGATTCTTTCTCTCACGCGTTGAGAAAAGGAACTGAAATTTTCCACAGCCTAAAAGCTATCCTTCATTCAAGAGGTCTTTCTACTGCGGTAGGTGACGAAGGAGGTTTCGCACCAACTTTCAAAGGAACTGAAGATGCTTTGGATACTTTGCTTCAGGCAATTGAAAAAGCGGGTTACAAGCCTGGTGATGATGTTATGATCGCATTAGACTGTGCTGCTTCAGAATTCTATAAAGATGGAATTTATGATTACAGAAAATTCCAGACTCCGGATGCTGCGCAATTTACAAGCAGTGAGCAGGTTTCTTATTTAGCTGATCTTGCAAACAAATATCCAATCATTTCTATCGAAGACGGTATGCAGGAAAATGACTGGGAAGGTTGGAAAATGTTAACTGACAAGATCGGTGACAGAGTACAATTGGTAGGTGACGATTTATTCGTAACTAATGTTGAAAGATTAGCGAGAGGTGTTGAAGAAGGAATTGCCAACTCAATTCTTGTAAAAGTAAACCAAATTGGTTCTCTTTCTGAAACAATGGCAGCTGTACAAATGGCTCAGCACAACAAATTCACTTCAGTAATGTCTCACAGATCGGGTGAAACTGAAGATTCTACAATCGCTGATTTAGCAGTTGCAATGAATTGCGGACAGATCAAAACAGGTTCTGCTTCAAGATCAGACAGAATGGCGAAATACAACCAGCTATTGAGAATTGAAGAAGCTCTTGGTGAAACAGCAATTTTCCCAGGTTTAGGAGCATTTAAGATCAAAAGATAA
- the rplQ gene encoding 50S ribosomal protein L17 — protein sequence MRHGKKFNHLGRTASHRSALLSNMACSLIEHKRINTTVAKAKALRVYVEPLLTKAKEDTTHNRRIVFSYLQSKEAVTELFRSVAPKIAERNGGYTRIIKTGFRQGDAADMALIELVDFNELYNPNADEKKTTRRSRRATTAKKEAVVADAPKVEEKVEEPTAEATDSTEEKTEE from the coding sequence ATGAGACACGGTAAAAAATTCAATCACTTAGGAAGAACAGCTTCTCATAGAAGTGCTTTACTTTCTAATATGGCTTGTTCTCTAATTGAGCATAAAAGAATCAACACTACTGTAGCTAAAGCGAAAGCTTTAAGAGTATATGTTGAACCTCTATTAACAAAGGCAAAAGAAGATACTACACACAATAGAAGAATTGTTTTTTCATATCTTCAAAGTAAAGAAGCGGTTACTGAACTTTTCAGATCAGTAGCTCCTAAAATCGCAGAAAGAAACGGCGGGTATACAAGAATCATCAAGACTGGTTTCAGACAAGGTGATGCTGCTGATATGGCTCTTATCGAGCTTGTTGATTTCAACGAACTTTACAACCCTAATGCTGACGAGAAAAAGACTACTAGAAGAAGTAGAAGAGCTACAACTGCTAAAAAAGAAGCTGTAGTTGCTGATGCTCCTAAAGTAGAAGAAAAAGTTGAAGAGCCTACGGCTGAAGCAACTGATTCTACAGAGGAAAAAACTGAAGAATAA
- a CDS encoding DNA-directed RNA polymerase subunit alpha has protein sequence MAILQFIKPDKVILLNSDEFKGQFEFRPLEPGFGLTIGNALRRVLLSSLEGYAISSIKIEGVEHEFSTIPGVIEDVTEIILNLKQVRLKATAENQTNEQVIAKVSGQTIITAGDLGKSISGFEILNPDLLICNLNSDVTFEITFNVEKGRGYVPSEQNKTNNAPVGTIAIDSIFTPIKKVQYSIENYRVEQKTDYEKLVLDIETDGSISPQNALTEASKILIYHFMLFSDERITLETEAVKASIQYDEETLHTRQLLKSKLADMDLSVRALNCLKAAEVETLGELVSYSKSDLMKFRNFGKKSLTELEELVHSKGLNFGFDVAKYKLDADK, from the coding sequence ATGGCAATTTTACAATTCATAAAACCCGATAAAGTAATTTTACTTAACTCTGATGAATTTAAAGGTCAATTCGAATTCAGACCTCTAGAACCAGGTTTCGGGCTTACAATCGGTAATGCTTTGAGAAGAGTGTTGCTTTCTTCTCTGGAAGGATATGCTATTTCATCTATCAAAATAGAAGGTGTAGAGCACGAATTTTCAACTATTCCAGGAGTAATCGAAGACGTAACCGAAATTATTCTTAACCTTAAGCAGGTAAGACTAAAAGCTACGGCAGAAAACCAGACAAATGAGCAGGTTATTGCTAAAGTTTCGGGACAGACGATTATTACTGCTGGAGATTTAGGTAAATCAATCAGTGGATTCGAGATTTTAAATCCGGATTTATTAATCTGTAACCTAAACAGTGATGTAACTTTCGAAATCACCTTCAATGTAGAGAAAGGTAGAGGGTACGTTCCTTCGGAACAAAATAAGACAAACAATGCTCCTGTAGGAACTATTGCTATTGACTCTATTTTTACCCCTATTAAGAAAGTACAATACAGTATTGAAAATTACCGTGTAGAGCAAAAAACAGACTACGAAAAACTTGTATTAGATATAGAAACTGATGGCTCAATCAGCCCTCAGAATGCTTTAACAGAAGCTTCTAAGATATTAATTTATCACTTCATGTTGTTCTCTGATGAGAGAATCACACTTGAAACTGAAGCTGTAAAAGCATCTATCCAGTACGATGAAGAGACTCTTCACACAAGACAACTTCTTAAGTCTAAATTAGCAGATATGGATCTTTCAGTAAGAGCCCTTAACTGTCTAAAAGCAGCTGAAGTAGAAACTCTTGGAGAATTGGTTTCTTACAGTAAGTCTGATTTGATGAAATTCAGAAATTTTGGTAAAAAATCTTTGACAGAACTAGAAGAATTAGTGCATTCAAAAGGTCTTAACTTCGGTTTCGACGTTGCAAAATATAAGTTAGACGCTGATAAATAA
- the rpsD gene encoding 30S ribosomal protein S4, translating into MARYIGPKTKIARKFGAAIYGDDKNFEKRKNQPPGQHGPNKRRGAKKSEYAVQLAEKQKAKYTYGILERQFANLFDKAHRSKGVTGEVLLQLCESRLDNVVYRLGFSKTRAGARQLTSHRHITVNGEILNIPSYLVKAGDVIAVREKSKSLEVVTDSLAAKANYEWLQFNDEKKEGTFISAPERIQIPEDIKEQLIVELYSK; encoded by the coding sequence ATGGCAAGATATATTGGACCTAAAACTAAGATTGCTAGAAAGTTTGGTGCTGCAATCTACGGAGATGACAAAAACTTCGAAAAGAGAAAAAACCAACCGCCAGGACAACATGGTCCTAACAAAAGAAGAGGTGCTAAAAAATCAGAATATGCAGTTCAGTTAGCTGAAAAACAAAAAGCTAAATATACTTATGGTATTTTAGAAAGACAGTTTGCAAACTTATTCGATAAAGCACACAGAAGTAAAGGTGTAACAGGTGAAGTTCTATTACAGCTTTGTGAATCAAGATTGGATAACGTAGTATACAGATTAGGTTTTTCTAAAACTAGAGCTGGTGCTAGACAGTTAACTTCTCACAGACACATTACTGTGAATGGTGAGATCCTTAACATCCCTTCTTATTTAGTAAAAGCTGGTGACGTAATCGCTGTAAGAGAGAAATCTAAATCTCTTGAAGTTGTTACTGACTCATTAGCTGCTAAAGCAAATTATGAGTGGTTACAATTCAACGATGAGAAGAAAGAAGGTACTTTCATCTCTGCTCCTGAGAGAATCCAAATCCCGGAAGACATCAAGGAACAGCTTATCGTCGAACTTTACTCTAAATAA
- the rpsK gene encoding 30S ribosomal protein S11: MAKQSKVVKKRKVKVEAIGEAHIQASFNNIIISLTNKSGEVISWASAGKMGFRGSKKNTPFAAQMAAENCSNVAHEAGLRRVKVYVKGPGAGRESAIRTIHNSGIEVSEIIDVTPMPHNGCRPPKRRRV; the protein is encoded by the coding sequence ATGGCAAAACAAAGTAAAGTAGTTAAAAAAAGAAAAGTAAAAGTTGAAGCTATTGGTGAAGCGCATATTCAAGCTTCTTTCAATAACATCATCATTTCTTTAACAAATAAAAGCGGAGAAGTTATCTCTTGGGCTTCTGCCGGTAAAATGGGATTCAGAGGTTCTAAAAAGAACACTCCTTTTGCTGCTCAAATGGCAGCTGAAAATTGCTCTAACGTAGCTCACGAAGCTGGACTAAGAAGAGTAAAGGTGTATGTGAAAGGTCCTGGTGCAGGTAGAGAATCTGCTATCAGAACAATTCACAATTCAGGTATTGAAGTTAGCGAAATTATTGACGTTACTCCTATGCCACACAATGGATGTAGACCACCAAAAAGAAGAAGAGTTTAA